Proteins encoded by one window of Deinococcus yavapaiensis KR-236:
- a CDS encoding SDR family oxidoreductase: MNLRDKVVIVTGGASGIGLALCERFVQEGARVVLSDLKADAASEQARRIGATAIAANVAREEDVRRLVEEATRQFGRVDVFVSNAGIAVGHSEQSSDKEWDLIWHVNTMSHVYAARAVLPQMLERQEGYLLNVASAAGLLTELHSAPYAVTKHAAVAFAEWLAVTYGDKGIRVSCLCPEFVQTPMIQNEGDDWEFIKANAIPVSTVVDKVMTALAEERFLILTHDSTLPAFQARAMNHEKWLSRMRGYRARMFGEEA; the protein is encoded by the coding sequence ATGAACCTTCGGGACAAGGTCGTGATCGTGACGGGCGGCGCGTCGGGCATCGGGCTCGCGCTGTGCGAGCGGTTCGTGCAAGAAGGCGCCCGGGTGGTGCTGTCGGACCTCAAGGCGGACGCGGCAAGCGAGCAGGCGCGGCGCATCGGCGCGACCGCCATCGCGGCGAACGTGGCAAGGGAAGAGGACGTAAGGCGCCTCGTGGAGGAAGCGACGCGGCAGTTCGGGCGAGTGGACGTGTTCGTGTCGAACGCGGGCATCGCGGTAGGGCACAGCGAGCAGAGTTCGGACAAGGAGTGGGACCTCATCTGGCACGTCAACACGATGAGCCACGTGTACGCCGCGCGGGCGGTGCTGCCGCAGATGTTGGAGCGCCAGGAAGGCTACCTTCTGAACGTCGCCTCGGCGGCGGGTTTGCTGACGGAACTGCACTCGGCGCCGTACGCGGTGACGAAGCACGCGGCGGTCGCGTTCGCCGAGTGGCTGGCGGTCACGTACGGCGACAAGGGCATTCGCGTGTCGTGCTTGTGTCCGGAGTTCGTGCAAACGCCGATGATTCAAAACGAAGGCGACGACTGGGAGTTCATCAAGGCGAACGCCATTCCCGTGTCGACCGTCGTGGACAAGGTGATGACCGCGCTCGCCGAGGAGCGCTTCTTGATTCTCACGCACGATTCGACCTTGCCCGCGTTTCAAGCGCGGGCGATGAACCACGAGAAGTGGCTGAGCCGCATGCGCGGCTACCGCGCTCGGATGTTCGGGGAGGAAGCGTGA
- a CDS encoding aminotransferase class I/II-fold pyridoxal phosphate-dependent enzyme encodes MDELTSTLDDTAACPTSTRASSHERHFESDAVHVGIPRAGGVPLAVPIVAAAAFQFDSLQHGADVFATNEEYSYSRLQNPTVEALEARLAVLEGASHALVTASGQAATLTAILSVCRAGDHIVATSSLFGGTSGLLLNVLPNFGIMTSLVPNDPAAVEEAMREQTRLVWTETIGNPAADVPDIEALARIAHAHGALLGVDNTWGGVGFLCRPLAFGADIVTHSLTKWAGGHGAALGGAVLVGDAHDLTRNDIFSCGSPSLLEQRGAAALAWRQRWLGVQQAGMILAPHAAHLLTLGVETLPLRLRQSCESALDLARRLEAHPAVRSVGYPGLPSSPHHALATKYLSNGFGAVLTFEVDDPARLLSRLSMIRIAPNLGDTRSMVIHPWTTTHGRLPEAQRLASGVNARLVRFSVGIEHVEDVWSDLERGLEM; translated from the coding sequence ATGGACGAGCTCACCTCCACGCTCGACGACACCGCGGCCTGTCCCACGTCCACCCGAGCCTCTTCGCACGAGCGCCACTTCGAAAGCGACGCCGTGCACGTCGGCATTCCCCGCGCGGGAGGCGTGCCGCTCGCCGTGCCGATCGTGGCGGCGGCGGCCTTTCAATTCGATTCCTTGCAGCACGGCGCGGACGTGTTCGCGACGAACGAGGAGTACAGTTACTCGCGCTTGCAAAACCCCACGGTGGAGGCGCTCGAAGCGCGCCTCGCCGTGCTGGAAGGCGCGTCGCACGCGCTCGTCACGGCGAGCGGGCAAGCGGCGACCCTCACGGCGATCCTCTCGGTGTGCCGCGCGGGCGATCACATCGTGGCGACGTCGAGTTTGTTCGGCGGCACGAGCGGCCTGCTGCTCAACGTCTTGCCGAACTTCGGCATCATGACGAGCCTCGTGCCGAACGACCCGGCGGCGGTCGAGGAGGCGATGCGCGAGCAGACGCGCCTCGTGTGGACGGAGACGATCGGCAATCCGGCGGCGGACGTTCCCGACATCGAGGCGCTCGCCAGGATCGCGCACGCGCACGGCGCCTTGCTCGGCGTGGACAACACGTGGGGCGGCGTGGGATTTTTGTGCCGTCCGCTCGCTTTCGGGGCGGACATCGTGACGCACAGCCTCACGAAATGGGCGGGCGGGCACGGCGCGGCGCTCGGCGGCGCCGTTCTCGTGGGTGACGCGCACGACTTGACGCGCAACGACATCTTCTCGTGCGGCTCGCCGAGCCTCCTCGAGCAGCGCGGCGCGGCGGCCCTCGCGTGGCGGCAGCGTTGGCTGGGCGTGCAGCAAGCGGGCATGATTCTCGCGCCGCACGCGGCGCACCTTCTCACGCTCGGCGTGGAGACGCTGCCGCTTCGCTTGCGCCAGTCGTGCGAATCGGCCCTCGACCTCGCGAGGCGTTTGGAGGCGCACCCCGCCGTTCGAAGCGTCGGCTATCCCGGTTTGCCGTCTTCGCCGCACCACGCGCTCGCCACGAAGTACCTCTCGAACGGTTTCGGCGCGGTCCTGACCTTCGAGGTGGACGACCCGGCGCGTTTGCTGTCGCGCCTGTCGATGATTCGCATCGCGCCCAACCTCGGCGATACGCGCAGCATGGTCATTCACCCGTGGACGACGACGCACGGTCGGTTGCCCGAAGCGCAGCGCCTCGCTTCGGGCGTCAACGCGCGTCTCGTGCGGTTCAGCGTCGGCATCGAACACGTCGAGGACGTGTGGAGCGACTTGGAGCGCGGCCTCGAAATGTGA
- a CDS encoding phosphotransferase family protein — translation MTDTAPVRPGEELNVEALRAFLHGKLDGELAVQQFPGGHSNLTYLLKVGEREFVLRRAPMGPVAPKAHDMVREFRVLEKLHPVYRFAPKPELLCEDASVLGVPFYLMERRRGVILRREVPSEYADTTDFPRRASQALVDGLAQLHAVDIFGTRLADIGRPEGFLTRQVEGWAERWNRAKVEDVPDMERALTYLRGALPEPRAATLVHNDYKLDNVMLSPNDPGRLVAVLDWEMTTVGDPLVDLGLSLCYWQQPNEPFGAFGQGGWFSRDEFISRYAERTGFDVSRVAWYEVLGAFKLAVILQQIFYRYHVGQTRDPRFAKLDRQVKAIAGMAVARMNA, via the coding sequence GTGACGGATACCGCTCCCGTTCGCCCCGGCGAGGAATTGAACGTCGAGGCTTTGCGGGCGTTTCTGCACGGCAAGCTCGACGGGGAGCTCGCCGTGCAGCAGTTTCCGGGCGGGCACTCGAACCTCACGTACCTTCTCAAGGTGGGCGAGCGCGAGTTCGTGCTGCGGCGCGCGCCGATGGGACCGGTGGCGCCCAAGGCGCACGACATGGTGCGCGAGTTCCGGGTGTTGGAGAAGCTGCATCCCGTGTACCGTTTCGCGCCGAAGCCGGAACTGCTTTGCGAGGACGCCTCGGTTCTCGGCGTGCCGTTCTACCTCATGGAGCGGCGGCGCGGCGTGATCCTGCGGCGCGAGGTGCCGAGCGAGTACGCGGACACCACGGACTTCCCGAGGCGAGCGTCGCAAGCCCTCGTGGACGGCTTGGCACAGTTGCACGCCGTCGACATCTTCGGCACGCGCTTGGCGGACATCGGGCGGCCCGAGGGCTTCTTGACGCGGCAGGTGGAAGGGTGGGCGGAGCGCTGGAATCGCGCGAAGGTGGAGGACGTGCCCGACATGGAGCGGGCGCTGACGTACCTGCGCGGCGCGTTGCCCGAGCCGCGCGCGGCGACCCTCGTGCACAACGATTACAAGCTCGACAACGTGATGCTCTCCCCGAACGACCCGGGCCGCCTCGTGGCGGTTCTCGACTGGGAAATGACGACCGTGGGCGATCCCCTCGTGGATCTGGGCTTGTCGCTGTGCTACTGGCAGCAGCCCAACGAGCCTTTCGGCGCGTTCGGGCAAGGCGGGTGGTTCTCGCGCGACGAGTTCATCTCACGCTACGCCGAGCGAACGGGCTTCGACGTGTCGCGCGTGGCTTGGTACGAGGTGCTGGGGGCGTTCAAGCTCGCCGTGATCTTGCAGCAGATCTTTTACCGCTATCACGTCGGGCAGACGCGCGACCCGAGGTTCGCCAAGCTGGACCGGCAAGTGAAGGCAATCGCGGGCATGGCGGTCGCCAGGATGAACGCTTGA
- a CDS encoding acetamidase/formamidase family protein — MTQPAFHLSREHIHTTWDRSLTPALTIPEGATVVFETLDASYGGVARSVAGNGTPTNDALARLIAEHAYPERSTGPRGHPLTGPVFVEGAKPGDTLVVEILDVKTGAWGWTSCRPNGIGLLDKVLADMGELEAPTSRYWDLREGAHARFSPSIRVPLSPFCGVMGVALAQEGQHPTSPPRHVGGNMDVRQLVKGATLYLPVEVEGALFSVGDVHGAQGDGEVCGTGIETDGLVTLKFGVLRGAGIASPQLGVPAMFDAHLGEKGWFATTGHAPDLMEAARIALLEMLRHLKRVRGLSLVDAYILASACVDLKISQIVDAPNWTVSAFLPLVIFED; from the coding sequence ATGACTCAGCCAGCATTTCACTTGAGCCGCGAGCACATTCACACGACTTGGGACCGCTCTCTCACGCCCGCCTTGACGATTCCCGAGGGCGCCACCGTCGTCTTCGAGACGCTCGACGCGTCGTACGGCGGCGTGGCGAGAAGCGTGGCGGGAAACGGCACGCCGACGAACGACGCGCTCGCCCGGTTGATCGCCGAGCACGCGTATCCGGAGCGCAGCACGGGTCCGAGAGGCCATCCGCTCACGGGGCCGGTGTTCGTGGAGGGCGCGAAGCCCGGAGACACCCTCGTCGTGGAGATCCTCGACGTGAAGACCGGCGCGTGGGGCTGGACGAGTTGCCGTCCGAACGGCATCGGGCTGCTGGACAAGGTACTGGCGGACATGGGCGAACTCGAGGCGCCGACGAGCCGCTACTGGGATCTTCGCGAAGGCGCGCACGCGCGGTTCTCGCCGAGCATCCGCGTGCCGCTCTCGCCGTTTTGCGGCGTGATGGGCGTCGCGCTCGCGCAAGAAGGCCAGCATCCCACGTCGCCGCCTCGGCACGTTGGCGGGAACATGGACGTGCGTCAACTCGTGAAAGGCGCGACGCTGTACCTTCCGGTGGAAGTCGAGGGCGCGCTCTTCTCGGTGGGGGACGTGCACGGCGCGCAAGGTGACGGCGAGGTGTGCGGCACGGGCATCGAGACGGACGGGCTCGTGACGTTGAAGTTCGGCGTGCTTCGAGGAGCGGGCATCGCGTCGCCGCAACTCGGCGTCCCGGCGATGTTCGACGCGCACCTCGGCGAGAAGGGCTGGTTCGCGACGACCGGGCACGCGCCCGACTTGATGGAAGCCGCGAGGATCGCCTTGCTGGAGATGCTGCGCCACTTGAAGCGCGTGCGCGGCCTGAGCCTCGTGGACGCGTACATCTTGGCGAGCGCGTGCGTGGACCTCAAAATCAGTCAGATCGTGGACGCGCCGAATTGGACGGTGAGCGCGTTCCTGCCGCTCGTGATCTTCGAGGATTGA
- a CDS encoding histidine phosphatase family protein has product MSTLTLVRHGQATPFEDDTDRLSPLGERQARVLGEFWRARGVSFTEVWCGTLVRQTRTYEIARDALGEALPNARFDERLSEYAADGILGHLAPRLAKESEAFGALMEASRTAMRGPERNRYFQRMLEALMAHWQTADDVPEGVESWSTFADRTRRVFGDILRAPGAARHVIVFTSGGVIGRAVQLALRAPDDAMLTLNWRVRNASLTTFTFSGPRLSLDEFNVTAHLPADLVTYR; this is encoded by the coding sequence TTGAGCACGCTCACCTTGGTGCGGCACGGGCAGGCGACGCCGTTCGAGGACGACACGGACCGCCTCTCGCCGCTCGGAGAGCGACAAGCGCGCGTGCTGGGCGAATTCTGGCGAGCGCGCGGCGTGTCGTTCACCGAAGTCTGGTGCGGCACGCTCGTGCGGCAAACCAGGACGTACGAGATCGCGCGCGACGCGCTGGGAGAGGCATTGCCGAACGCGCGGTTCGACGAGCGCTTGTCGGAGTACGCGGCGGACGGCATCCTCGGACATCTCGCGCCGAGGTTGGCGAAGGAAAGCGAAGCGTTTGGCGCGCTCATGGAGGCGTCGCGCACCGCCATGCGCGGCCCGGAGCGCAATCGGTACTTTCAGCGGATGCTGGAAGCCTTGATGGCGCACTGGCAAACGGCGGACGACGTGCCGGAGGGCGTGGAGTCTTGGAGCACCTTCGCGGATCGGACGCGGCGGGTGTTCGGCGACATTCTTCGCGCTCCGGGCGCGGCGCGGCACGTCATCGTGTTCACGTCGGGCGGCGTGATCGGGCGGGCGGTGCAACTCGCGCTGCGCGCGCCCGACGACGCGATGCTGACGTTGAATTGGCGCGTGCGGAACGCCAGCCTCACGACCTTCACGTTCAGCGGCCCTCGTTTGTCGCTCGACGAGTTCAACGTGACGGCGCACCTGCCCGCCGACTTGGTGACGTATCGTTGA
- a CDS encoding acyl-CoA dehydrogenase family protein has translation MHFDYSPKVQELRARLLAFMDEHILPNEETYERQRAEGDRWQPVKIIEDLKPKAREAGLWNLFLPPSTSNRGAGLTNLEYAPLCEIMGRVPWASEVFNCSAPDTGNMETIARYGSEEHHETWLKPLLEGEIRSCFAMTEPDVASSDATNIQSRIERSGDEYVLNGRKWWTSGAGDPRCKVAIFMGKTDLAAPRHLQQSMILVPMDAPGITIKRMLPVFGYDDAPHGHGEVIFENVRVPVSSVLLGEGRGFEIAQGRLGPGRIHHCMRLIGVAERALEAMCRRAEARTAFGKKLSEHGVVRAQIAQSRMEIEQARLLVLKAAYMMDTVGNKAARSEIAMIKVVAPNVACQVIDRAIQVHGGAGVSNDTFLAYAYAMSRTLRLADGPDEVHAETVAKEELRAYQPKRERKELSPSEMTAPGAGVNV, from the coding sequence ATGCACTTCGATTACAGTCCGAAAGTCCAAGAGCTTCGCGCTCGGCTGCTCGCCTTCATGGACGAGCACATCCTCCCGAACGAGGAGACGTACGAGCGGCAACGCGCCGAAGGCGACCGCTGGCAGCCTGTCAAGATCATCGAGGACCTCAAGCCCAAGGCGCGCGAGGCGGGGCTGTGGAACCTCTTCTTGCCGCCGAGCACGTCCAATCGGGGCGCGGGCCTCACGAACCTGGAGTACGCGCCGCTGTGCGAAATCATGGGCCGCGTGCCGTGGGCGTCCGAAGTGTTCAACTGCTCCGCGCCCGACACGGGCAACATGGAGACCATCGCGCGCTACGGCAGCGAGGAGCACCACGAGACGTGGCTGAAGCCGCTGTTGGAAGGCGAGATCCGCTCGTGCTTCGCCATGACCGAGCCCGACGTCGCTTCGAGTGACGCCACGAACATCCAAAGCCGCATCGAGCGAAGCGGCGACGAGTACGTTCTCAACGGCCGCAAGTGGTGGACGAGCGGCGCGGGCGATCCGCGGTGCAAAGTCGCGATCTTCATGGGCAAGACCGACCTTGCCGCGCCCAGGCACCTTCAGCAGAGCATGATCCTCGTGCCGATGGACGCGCCCGGCATCACCATCAAGCGGATGCTGCCCGTCTTCGGGTACGACGACGCGCCGCACGGACACGGCGAGGTGATCTTCGAGAACGTCCGCGTGCCCGTCAGCAGCGTCTTGCTCGGCGAAGGGCGCGGCTTCGAGATCGCGCAAGGACGCCTCGGGCCGGGCCGCATCCACCACTGCATGCGCCTCATCGGCGTGGCGGAACGGGCGCTCGAAGCGATGTGCAGGCGCGCCGAGGCCCGCACGGCGTTCGGCAAGAAGTTGAGCGAACACGGAGTGGTGCGCGCGCAGATCGCGCAAAGCCGCATGGAGATCGAGCAGGCGAGACTGCTGGTCCTCAAGGCGGCGTACATGATGGACACGGTCGGGAACAAGGCGGCGCGAAGCGAGATCGCCATGATCAAGGTCGTCGCGCCGAACGTCGCGTGCCAAGTCATCGACCGAGCGATTCAAGTGCACGGTGGAGCGGGCGTCTCGAACGACACCTTCCTCGCGTACGCGTACGCCATGAGCCGCACGCTGCGCCTCGCGGACGGGCCGGACGAAGTGCATGCCGAGACGGTCGCGAAGGAAGAACTCAGGGCGTACCAGCCGAAGCGCGAGCGCAAGGAGCTTTCGCCGAGCGAGATGACGGCGCCGGGCGCGGGGGTGAACGTATGA
- a CDS encoding alpha-amylase family glycosyl hydrolase — MKTLPPRRAGAAILLSLSLASCGLVPTPASTDDPPTPQALRAPSSRTTLLDSWRNEIIYFAVTDRFSNGNPFNDNGGNRDAGDRADPSNPLAWQGGDLAGLTQKIEEGYFRKLGFTAIWITPVTLQVPSVPVGDGPNQGKISAGYHGYWADDFFKIDPHLGTMQDLKRFVQTAKRNNLKVIQDIVVNHAGYGTTLAVEHPEWFHTNAECNASPNKDQDCALAGLPDFKQDLPQVRDYLNRFVSYWIRETGIDALRMDTMKHVADSYWPQFFAPGGPGDAQRIWTVGEIYNGDPAFLARYMNEFGAPSVFDFPLYFNIKDHLSSANGNLDAIAGVFSRDIVYNDARRLTTFVDNHDVKRFVNEVTDRGGSTVEARERLDLALSLIYTSRGIPSVYYGTEIAMPGGGDPYNFPIGQTNREPMNFSAVDASPIARRLSALAAARQKYRVLRDGTQQELWRPNGGAPILAYRRIASNANDSLADPPVVFAMNNSNMSIDLASLPGGGIPLLGTFAGGPLTEITGRASNLRVQNGKLVGTVPARTLLAVSGLTGLGGLGLIDRSLPNPTGLTARAGDAAVRLSWTPASASNVVGYRVYQRRIGASAYTQLNFAPLDRGTSNFLVRGLTNGAAYEFKVVTVGSDGSESSGATTTATPSDTLTASVTFTVDARTQGNGSVQLRRFDAGGEQRIALNPVAGQPGIWTKTIDLPLFREIKFKFGNDASGAKNSGYEGPGQPDRSLIVGVGAENYSGVYDFITEPVPNATITGRVTSGDTNVVNALIEASSNPNLFYARSFSDGTYFLRAPSGSQTLNVTAPGFISPAARTVTAPAVNVDFDLARDIRTKYTIDGNLADWTNPKARALSEAEGVFGPDNNFQELLADFDDNFLYLAYRYRIDGNGAIVYLDFKSGGFTTALGLNAWSRNITFTGGAGIDFFLARWNRDSGAQLWRAESTTQVTQRTTPNTLATSGSDAQQIVEIAIPWSELGGKPQAGSVNVYGAIVGGDNYGAGDIIPTVAGNVISNDTSTRAVTFGTPLNMPLN; from the coding sequence ATGAAAACGCTTCCACCTCGCCGCGCTGGGGCGGCGATTTTGCTCTCGCTGTCGCTGGCTTCCTGTGGCCTCGTTCCCACACCTGCCTCCACCGACGATCCCCCAACCCCTCAAGCGCTGCGTGCTCCAAGTTCCAGAACGACCTTGCTGGACAGTTGGCGGAATGAAATCATTTATTTTGCCGTCACCGACCGATTCTCGAACGGCAATCCTTTCAATGACAACGGAGGCAACCGAGACGCAGGGGACCGCGCCGACCCCAGCAATCCTCTTGCATGGCAAGGCGGCGATCTCGCGGGCCTCACCCAAAAAATAGAAGAAGGCTACTTCCGCAAGCTGGGCTTCACGGCCATCTGGATCACCCCCGTCACGTTGCAAGTGCCCTCCGTTCCCGTTGGCGATGGCCCGAACCAAGGCAAAATTTCGGCAGGTTACCATGGGTACTGGGCGGACGACTTCTTCAAAATCGATCCGCATCTCGGCACGATGCAAGACCTCAAGCGCTTCGTGCAGACCGCCAAGCGCAACAACCTAAAAGTGATCCAAGACATCGTCGTCAACCACGCCGGTTATGGGACCACGCTCGCCGTGGAGCACCCGGAGTGGTTCCACACGAACGCCGAGTGCAACGCGTCCCCGAACAAGGACCAAGACTGCGCCCTCGCCGGGCTGCCCGACTTCAAGCAAGACTTGCCGCAAGTGCGCGATTACCTCAACCGCTTCGTTTCGTACTGGATTCGTGAAACGGGCATCGACGCTCTTCGCATGGACACCATGAAGCACGTCGCCGACAGCTACTGGCCGCAATTCTTTGCTCCTGGCGGCCCTGGGGACGCGCAGCGCATCTGGACCGTCGGCGAAATTTATAATGGTGACCCCGCGTTCCTTGCTCGGTACATGAACGAGTTCGGCGCGCCCTCGGTCTTCGATTTCCCGCTGTACTTCAATATCAAGGACCACCTCTCGAGCGCGAATGGCAACCTCGACGCGATCGCGGGTGTCTTTTCCCGCGACATCGTGTACAACGACGCGCGCCGCCTCACGACGTTCGTGGACAACCACGACGTGAAACGCTTCGTGAACGAGGTGACCGATCGCGGCGGCTCGACAGTAGAGGCGCGCGAACGCCTCGATCTCGCGCTCTCGCTGATCTACACGTCACGCGGCATCCCCAGCGTCTATTACGGTACGGAAATCGCAATGCCCGGCGGCGGCGACCCATACAACTTTCCCATCGGCCAGACAAACCGCGAGCCCATGAATTTCTCGGCCGTCGACGCCTCTCCGATCGCACGTCGTCTCTCCGCCCTTGCCGCCGCCCGCCAAAAGTACCGCGTCTTGCGTGACGGCACGCAGCAGGAACTGTGGCGCCCCAATGGGGGCGCACCAATCCTCGCCTACCGCCGTATCGCATCGAATGCTAACGACTCGCTCGCCGATCCCCCCGTCGTGTTCGCCATGAACAACTCAAACATGTCGATCGACCTCGCATCTCTACCGGGCGGCGGCATCCCACTGTTGGGAACGTTCGCGGGCGGACCCCTCACGGAGATCACGGGTCGTGCCTCGAACTTGCGCGTGCAAAACGGGAAGCTCGTTGGAACGGTGCCCGCCCGCACCCTCCTCGCTGTGAGTGGCCTCACCGGCTTGGGCGGATTGGGCCTCATCGATCGCAGCCTCCCCAATCCCACGGGTCTTACCGCGCGAGCGGGCGACGCCGCCGTGCGTCTCTCGTGGACGCCTGCGAGCGCCTCGAACGTCGTCGGTTACCGCGTCTACCAACGCCGCATCGGTGCCTCAGCGTATACGCAGCTCAACTTCGCCCCCCTCGACCGAGGCACCTCCAACTTCCTCGTGCGGGGTCTCACGAACGGCGCCGCGTACGAATTCAAAGTCGTGACCGTCGGCTCGGACGGTTCCGAGTCGAGCGGCGCGACGACCACGGCCACGCCGAGCGACACCTTGACCGCGAGCGTCACGTTCACCGTCGACGCCCGCACGCAAGGCAACGGCTCAGTGCAACTGCGTCGCTTCGACGCGGGCGGCGAGCAGCGTATCGCCTTGAATCCCGTCGCGGGCCAACCGGGCATCTGGACGAAGACGATCGACTTGCCGCTGTTCCGTGAAATCAAGTTCAAGTTCGGCAACGACGCTTCGGGCGCCAAGAACTCCGGCTATGAAGGCCCCGGTCAACCCGACCGCTCGCTGATCGTCGGGGTCGGCGCCGAGAACTACAGCGGCGTGTACGACTTCATCACGGAGCCCGTCCCGAACGCGACGATCACGGGCCGCGTGACGAGCGGTGACACGAACGTCGTGAACGCGTTGATCGAAGCGAGCAGCAACCCCAATCTCTTCTACGCCCGCTCCTTCTCCGACGGCACGTACTTCCTGCGCGCACCCAGCGGATCGCAGACGTTGAACGTCACCGCTCCCGGCTTCATCTCGCCCGCCGCGCGCACCGTCACCGCGCCCGCCGTAAACGTCGACTTCGACCTCGCGCGCGACATCCGCACGAAGTACACCATCGACGGAAACCTCGCCGACTGGACGAATCCGAAGGCGCGCGCCCTGAGCGAAGCGGAGGGCGTGTTCGGACCGGACAACAACTTCCAAGAGTTGCTCGCCGACTTCGACGACAACTTCTTGTACCTCGCGTATCGATACCGAATCGACGGCAACGGCGCCATCGTGTACCTCGACTTCAAGTCCGGCGGCTTCACGACGGCCCTCGGCCTCAACGCGTGGTCGCGCAACATCACCTTCACGGGCGGCGCGGGCATCGACTTCTTCCTCGCCCGCTGGAATCGGGACAGCGGGGCGCAGTTGTGGCGCGCCGAGTCCACGACCCAAGTCACGCAGCGCACCACTCCGAACACCCTCGCGACGAGTGGCAGCGACGCCCAGCAAATCGTGGAAATCGCGATTCCCTGGAGTGAACTCGGCGGGAAACCGCAAGCAGGCAGTGTCAACGTGTACGGAGCGATCGTCGGCGGAGACAACTACGGCGCGGGCGACATCATCCCGACCGTGGCCGGAAACGTCATCTCGAACGACACGTCCACGCGCGCCGTGACTTTCGGAACGCCCCTCAACATGCCGTTGAATTGA